Within the Novosphingobium sp. SL115 genome, the region CGCGGCACGGCGCAGGCGCGGATCGGCAGCGATCTGCTCGATCGAAGCCTTGTCCAGTTCGGCCAGCAGCCCCGCCTTGCGCGCGGCTTCCGCCTTCATTTCCTTGTCCAACTCGCCGCGGCTGGACCAGCCCAGCGTGCCTTCGGTAGCATTGGCGATCAGCGGCCAGGCTGGATAGGCAATGCAATAGCCGATCGCAAACACGATGCAGGCATAGAAGGACCACAGCCACCAGCGCGGCAGCGGGTTGTTCAGCTCCTCGATACCGTCCCATTCATGGCCGACGGTTTCGACGCCGGTTGCGTCGTCGATGCGCCCCCCGGCATGGGCCGGATTTTTGTGAGACTTAGACATCGGTTTCGTCCTTGAAGATCGAAGTGGCAGCTTCGTGGTTCAGCGGCCTTGCACCGGGACGGAACGGCCACGCGCTCAACCCCAGAAAGATCACAGTCATCACCACCAGCCCCCAGCTATCGGCCAGATGGCGCAGAAGATCGTAGGTGGAGTGCGTGCTCATCGGCCCTTCTCCTTCGCCAGATCTTCCTGCGCGGCAGGTGCGTTCACATCGACCAGCGTGCCCAGCATCTGCATGTAGGCAATCAGCGCATCCATTTCGGTCAGGCGGCTCGGATCGCCATCGAAATCGCGGGCCTGCGCCTTGGGATAGCGCTTCTTGAGGTCGGTCGCGTCAGCAGCAGGGTCGGCCTGCGTCTTCAGATCCTCGTTGGCCTTTTCGATGGCTTCCTTGGAATAGGGCACACCAACCTGATAAAGCGTGCGCAGTTCTGCCGTCATGTCACCGGCATCCAGATCATGCTCGGCAAGATGGGCGTAAGTGGGCATGATCGATTCCGGCACCACGGCGCGCGGATCTTTCAAATGCTGGACGTGCCATTCGTCGGAATAGCGATTACCGACACGGGCAAGATCCGGCCCGGTACGCTTCGACCCCCACTGGAACGGGTGATCGTACATCGATTCCGCGGCAAGGCTGTAGTGGCCATAGCGTTCGACCTCGTCCCGGAACGGGCGGATCATCTGGCTGTGACAGTTGTAGCAGCCTTCGCGGACATAGATGTCGCGCCCGGCCTGTTCGAGCGGAGTATAGGGGCGCATCCCGTCCACTTTCTCGATCGTGTTGTCGATCCAGAACAGCGGCGCGATTTCGACGATCCCGCCCACGGTCACCGCGGCAAAGGCCGCGATGCCCAACAGGGTGACGTTACGCTCCAGTTTCTTGTGGCGTTCCACGATTGAAGTCATGGGATTTTCTCCGGAAACGTCAGGATCAGGCCGCGACAGGCGCAGCATTGATCGGACGGTCCTTTTCAGGATCGAAAGCGGCGTCGCGCATCGGCGCTTCTTCGCGCATGTGACCAAGGATGGTGCGCCACACGTTGACGGTCATCACGACAGCGCCGGCGAGATAGAGCAGCCCGCCAAAGGCACGCAGGAAGAACATCGGCTTCAGCGCGGCGACGGTTTCGACGAAGCTGTTCACCAGGTATCCGTCAGCGCCATATTCGCGCCACATCAGGCCCTGCGTGATCCCCGCCACCCACATCGAAGCGGCGTAGAAAACGATGCCCACGGTCGCGAGCCAGAAGTGCCAGTTGACCATGCGCAGGCTGTAAAGCCGTTCACGGTTCCACAGGCGCGGCACCAGATAATAGACCGAAGCGAAAGTAATCATCCCGTTCCAGCCGAGTGCGCCGGAGTGGACGTGGCCGATGGTCCAGTCGGTATAGTGCGACAGGCTGTTGACCGACTTGATCGACATCATCGGACCTTCGAAGGTGCTCATGCCGTAGAAGGCGAGCGCCATGACCATCATGCGGATGATCGGGTCAGTGCGAACCTTGTCCCACGCACCGTTCAGCGTCATCAGCCCGTTAATCATGCCGCCCCAGCTGGGCATCCACAGCATGACCGAGAAGACCATGCCCAGCGTCTGCGCCCAGTCAGGCAGCGCGGTGTAATGAAGGTGGTGCGGACCTGCCCAGATATAGAGGAAGATCAGCGCCCAGAAGTGGATGATCGACAGGCGATACGAGAACACCGGGCGTTCGGCCTGCTTGGGCACGAAGTAATACATCATCGCCAGGAACCCGGCGGTGAGGAAGAAGCCGACAGCATTGTGGCCATACCACCATTGCACCAGCGCACCCTGCACGCCTGCAAAGATGGGATAGCTGCGGCTGCCGACAAAGCTGACCGGCCAGTTCAGGTTGTTGACGATGTGGAGCATCGCCACGGTGATGATGAACGACAGGTAGAACCAGTTGGCCACATAGATATGCGGTTCGGTGCGCTTGATGATCGTCCCGACAAAAACCGCAAGATAGGCGACCCATACAATGGTCAGCCACAGGTCGACATACCATTCCGGCTCGGCATATTCCTTCCCCTGCGTGATGCCCAGCAGGTAACCGGTGGCGGCCAGCACGATGAACAGCTGGTAACCCCAGAAGACGAAACGGGCGAGGCCGGGGAAGGCCAGCCTCGCCCGGCAGGTGCGCTGCACGACATAGAACGACGTGGCGATCAGCGCATTGCCTCCGAAGGCGAAGATGACTGCCGACGTGTGAAGCGGGCGCAGGCGGCCGAACGCGGTCCATTCAAGAGCGAGGTTCAGCACCGGCAACGCCAGTTGCAATGCGATGAACAGGCCCGCAAGGAACCCGGCCATGCCCCAGAAGACGGTCGCGATCACGCCCCAGCGGATCACGTCGTCGTCATATCGGCCCTGATCGGGCGCAAGGATGGCCTTGGACAGATCCACACCGCGCAAGGTGACGATCAGCCCTGTAATGCAGGCCAGTGCCACAATGCCCATGTGGATCGCGAAACCGGTGTCGACGGCTGCTGCGCAGGCGACAACGGCGATAAGGAGCGCCACGAGCCACAAGCCCGTGCGCGATAGTGCCGATTCCATGGAGCCTTCCCTTCCATGAGTGATGTGGATTTCGCGCTGCACCCATGGGCGGCAAGGAACATTGATCGACATCAAATCACGGAAAATCAGACCTCTACTTTAGTCGTAGAACGCCAATTCGCATTTTTGCGCTTCGTCAATGTCGGGCGATTCGTCGCGGTGCATCAGCATGGTCAAGCCACGGACAAGGTTCCGGCCAACGAGGGGTTGGCCAGCCGTGGCGCAGGACAAGAGCAATGAAGAAGCTGATGACCGCCACCCTGCCTGCCCTTGCTGCAGCCGCCGCGCTGCTGGCACCGGTGCCTGCGATGGCGGGTTCCGCCGAAGGCAAGCTGCAGGTCAAGCTGCTGGGCACCGCCGTTCTTCCTGATGGCAAGATCGTTGAAGTGAAGAACGATCCACTCGGCCTGACGGTTGGTGCCAACACCAAGGCCAACGACAACGTGGTGCCGACGCTGGCAGTGGAATACTTCCTCACGCCCAACGTCTCGGCCGAAACGATCTGCTGCTTTACCCAGCACCACGTCAGCGGCACCGGCACGCTGGCAGCGGCGACCGAAATCGTCGATCATGTGCTGGTCCTGCCCGCCACGCTTACGCTGAAATATCACCTGCCGCTGGCTGGCGGCATCAAGCCCTATGTCGGCGCAGGCCCGTCGGTGTTCTTCTACATCGACGAAAAAGCCGGATCGAGCGTCACCCCGCTAGGCGTAACCGGCGTCAAGATGTCGAACGATGTGGGCTTTGCCCTTCAGGCCGGTGTCGATATTCCGGTGGGCGACAAAGGCCTTGGCATCAGCCTGGATGCCAAGAAGTATTTCATGGACACCACCGCCCACTTCTATGCTGGCACCGCCGAAGTGCTGACGACCAAGCATTCGCTTGATCCGTGGGTGGTCAGCGCCGGTCTTGCCTATCGCTTCTAAGACCGTGTGAAACGAAATCCCCCGCCGCCCGGAGCACCCCACGCGCACCGGGCCAAGGGGATAGCGGGCAGGAAACATCGAGGTTCTGGGATCGCCTCGCTGTTTTCCTGCCCGCTAATTTTTACAGATTACCACAGCACCCCGGTACGATCGGGCACCATCGGCGGCGGTGCTTCAAGGCCGACCGACTGCAGCAGATCAATCTCGATCGTGCGGCACATGCCCGACAGCGGCAGATCATGGACATCGTTGGCAAACGGATCGACCAGATCATCGCCAATCGCCAGAACCGCCAGAAACATCAGGCCTGCAATCGTCGACCCCAACGGCGTGGCGAAACCCAGCGTTTCGACCAGCCCGAATGGTAGCAGAATGCAGAACAGGTGGACGAACAGCGTTGGAAAAAACCGGAAATGGTTGGGCAGCGGGGTGTTCTTCAATCGCTCCATCCCGCCCTGCGCGTTGGCGATATCTACCAGCACGCTTTCCAGCGAACCTTGCTGAATCGTGTCGATCCACCCTGCCCTGCGCGCCTGGTCGATCTTGCGACCCGTGCCATCCAGCAGGCCGTTTGCCACATTGGTCCGCGCGATAGCAGCTTCTGCGTCAGCTTTGGCAATATAGCCAAGCGTCACATCATCCAGCGGCTGCCGGCGTAGCTGGCAGCGTAGCGCGTTGACGTAAGCAATCTGGCGTAAGGCGATATCGCGCTTGAATGCGCTCGCGTCAGGATCCGGCATGAAGTTGCGTGCGCCGCGCACAATATTGCGGCTCGCGTTTATCATCAGGCCCCACAACCCCCGCCCTTCCCACCAGCGCTGATAGGCAGAGTTGCTGCGAAAACCCAGAAACAGAGCCACCGCCGAACCGAACAGCGTCAATGGCAGTTCAGGCGCACGGAACGGCAAAACATAATAGGTTACAGTAACAATCACGTCCCACACGAACAGCAGCATGAGCGGTCTCCACACCTCACGCACTATGGTTCGCATCGACGGGACAGGTTTGACGATCATGCACCAGCCTCTTTGTCAGCTGCTTCCGACATTGCCGCCGCCGCCGTGGAGACAGGGCGCAATTCAAACCATTCGGGGTGGCCGATGGCAACCAGAAAGCTCAGCACCGATAACCCGAAAAAAAGCAGCATCAATGTGGCCCGCAGCGAGGCCTGATTGTTGTATTCCGGTAGCTGGGGATTGTTCTGCGACATGAAGACCTCCTTTTCGCACCTGCGAACATATGGTCTTTAATGCGGCTGAAACGATCCGTTTCCGTAAGGAAATTTTTCTGATGCCCAAATTGCATGTCAAGATGTGAAATGGCGCAAATCCGCCAATTATCAGCCCTGTCAGCAATCAAAAATTATCCAGATGAGCAAGGAGGCACGATACTCTGATTATCCATCGCGCCAGTGTGCAATGCAAAATAATTGCGCTATTCCGGTTGAATCACGTTGTTTTCGCGCTGGCACAACCAAGCGACAGGCCAGAACGGCAAGCAACTCTTCAGCGTTGAATTTACAGGAATGTATCAGCCAGCAATGATCTGAAGCGCGCGACGGTCAATAATTTCCACTTCGCGCCGCGAAGGCAGTTCAATCACGCCTTCGTTCTTCAATTTGGTGAACTGGCGGCTGACCGTTTCAATGGTCAGGCCCAGAACATCGGCCACCTGCTGCCGCGAAAATGGCAACGAAAAGCGCGTTGCCGGGCCAAGTGCGGGGGTGCATCCGGTTTCAGCCAGCCGGTCCGACATTTCCAGAAGGAAGGTGGCGATCTTTTCAGAGGCGTTCTTGCGCCCCAACAGCATCATCCATGATCGCGTGCGATCCAGTTCCGACAAGGTGCGTTCCAGCAGCTTGTGTTCCAGTTCAGGATGTTCGCGGGCGAAACGATCAAAATCGTTGCGCGAAAAAACGCAGACGCGCGCATCTGTCAGCGCTACAACGCTTGCGCCGCTGGTCTGGCCGAAAGGGCGGCCGATAAAGTCAGAAGGATAGGCAACGCCAACAATCTGTTCGCGGCCATCCTGAGTGCTGGTGGTCAATTTCAGCACGCCTTCGATCACATTGGCGACGAGCAGCGAATCATCGTCTTCCCAGATCAAAGGTTCACCTGCCGCAACCGTGCGACGGCGACCGATGTTGTTCAACGCCACAATTTCACGGTTATCAAGGCCGGCGCAGATCGCCCGGTTTCTAACAACACATGTATCGCAGGCAGTCATTATGCTTCATTACCATTACGAAACACTGCGGGCAATCGCCGTCCGCTTCAAATTGCCCAGCCGGTTTGCGGATTGCCCAAAAAAATCGGGCGGCCAGACTGCCAGGCCGCCCAAGTTGGGGAGAAATCGCCGAAACGGGCCGGTGTCCGGTGTGGAGCAGCGCCCCGTTTCGCCAGACACAGGTCTAGGTGCGGCTCGGCCTCCCCGCGTTGACAGATATCAAAACGCTGCAGTTTTTTGAAAAATTAGGGGTTTTCAGGCGTCAGGTGTCGGGCAGGCCGACTACATCGTGATACTGGCCGCGGAAGAACAGTAGCGGCGTTCCATGCTCGCTACGATCCAGCGATTCGACCGCGCCCACGACCAGCAGATGGTCTCCAATATCTTCTACTCGTTCAACACGGCAGTCGATCCATGCAATCGCATCGTCCAGCAGTGGTTGACCTGAAGGGCTATGCCCATGGGCCAGTTCAGCAAACTTATCATCCGCTCGCGCGGCAAAACGCTTGCACAACTCAAGCTGATCGGCACCCAGCACGTTCACGCAAAACCGGCCGATTTCGGCAATCTTGGGCCAGGTCCCCGAACGCTTGTCAGGGAAAAAGCCCACCAGTGGCGGATCAAGCGAGATCGAACTGAAAGAACCGACCACCAGACCGTGGCGCTGCCCGGTATCGTCAACAGCCGTAATGACACAAACACCAGTGGGCCAGGTGCCCAACACGTTGCGGAAATGGCGAGGATCGATCATGCGCGCCTGCCTGTCGGCAAACGCGCGTTTCGTCAACCGCCTTGCCCCACGATCATCCGCTACTCGAAGAAAGCGATGCAGCGCACCTCGATGCTGGTGCGGATTTTTGCGTCCGGCAGGCTGGTATCATGGAACGCGGTATGCGGGCAGCGCCAGGTGACCGAATGGTCGCTGTCCTGAAATTTGAACAGCAGCACATCATCTGCCGCCATGTTCGAGAAATACCACCAGCGATGCCGGTCACGCTGGCGAAAGATCGTGGCGGCGATCATCTGATCCTCACCCTCGACCGGCGCGGTCAGCGCATCGCCGGTGGGAAATTCATCGACCACGAACAGGGTGTTGGACGCGGTTTCCTCATCCTCCACCGTGCGTCCGTCGCACACCGCCAGCGGCCAGTCCTGCGGCCCTTCCGAGAACGTGCGCCACAGCGAAAAGCAGATATAGCGCTTGTAACCGGGACCATCGGGGAAGCGGTCCGCATAAACACGCTGCGCGGCGCGGCGGCCTGTCACTTCGTTATAGTCGACATGGGCCTCACCCGCCGGAGGCTGAATACCGCCACTGTGTTCGTAATTTTCGACCTTCTGCTTTGCACGCTCGGAAAGGTCGGCAGACGTCCGGATCATCCACCCTTGCGCGGCGGTCCGGCTTGCCCCGCAAAGCTGGGTAACCAGCGCTTCAACCTCTGCCAGATAGAGCGCATCCACGGTAGGCTTGTCGTTGAAATCAGACACGGCGGAGCGGTGCTTGCCAAGCGTAAAGCCGTGGACATCCAGCGTGAAATGATCGCGCATGGACATACCGTCGCGCACCACGCAGGCGTAATCAGCATATTCGCCTGTGTTCATTTCGGCGCCTTGCGACACATAGCGCCGCGTCACGTAATCACCCTCAGCCAGATAGCGGATCAGCGCGGGCGCCTTGCGGGCAGTGTCTTCGACGTTGGCGGCTTCGGACGCAGCAATTGCGGTCATGGCAAACTCTCCCCGCGGCTTTGAACGCCGCCTGCCCATCAATTTACACAAATGTGTAAATCATGTCCAGTGGCTGCTCTTGCTTTGCGCGGCGCACACGACCATCTCGCCGGCATGGCCATCTCGCCCATCCTGACCGACGAACAGCTGACCGATGTGGTTGGGTGGTTCTACGCGCGGGTGCGCAAAGACGCGCTACTTGGCCCCGTGTTCAACGACGCGGTGCATGACTGGGACCGCCACTTGCACAAACTGGTGGCGTTCTGGGCATCCGTGATGAACGGTGCCGGGCGCTATCACGGCAGCCCAACACAGGCTCATGCCGCCCACGGCGACCGGATCAAACCTGAAATGTTCGACCGCTGGCTGACGCTTTGGCGCGAAACCACCAGCGAAGTTCTGCCCGTCCCTGCCGCCGCCGCCATGCAAGACCGGGCTGCACGGATGGCGGTGGCGTTAGGACGCAGCCTTCAGCGCGCCTGAGCGGGCGAAGACTTACTCTTCGCCCATCCGCAGTGCGGCGATAAAGGCTTCCTGCGGAATGCTGACATTGCCGTATTCGCGCATCCGGGCCTTGCCCTTCTTCTGCTTTTCCAGAAGCTTCTTCTTGCGGCTAATGTCACCGCCATAACACTTGGCGGTCACGTCCTTGCGCATGGCACTGATCGTTTCACGCGCCACAACCTTGCCGCCAATCGCCGCCTGAATTGGGATCTTGAACAGGTGGCGCGGGATCAGATCCTTCAACCGTTCGCACATATGCCGCCCGCGCGCTTCGGCGGCGCTGCGGTGAACGATCATCGACAGCGCATCGACCGGCTCGTTGTTGACC harbors:
- a CDS encoding cbb3-type cytochrome c oxidase subunit 3; amino-acid sequence: MSTHSTYDLLRHLADSWGLVVMTVIFLGLSAWPFRPGARPLNHEAATSIFKDETDV
- the ccoO gene encoding cytochrome-c oxidase, cbb3-type subunit II, whose protein sequence is MTSIVERHKKLERNVTLLGIAAFAAVTVGGIVEIAPLFWIDNTIEKVDGMRPYTPLEQAGRDIYVREGCYNCHSQMIRPFRDEVERYGHYSLAAESMYDHPFQWGSKRTGPDLARVGNRYSDEWHVQHLKDPRAVVPESIMPTYAHLAEHDLDAGDMTAELRTLYQVGVPYSKEAIEKANEDLKTQADPAADATDLKKRYPKAQARDFDGDPSRLTEMDALIAYMQMLGTLVDVNAPAAQEDLAKEKGR
- the ccoN gene encoding cytochrome-c oxidase, cbb3-type subunit I, with the protein product MESALSRTGLWLVALLIAVVACAAAVDTGFAIHMGIVALACITGLIVTLRGVDLSKAILAPDQGRYDDDVIRWGVIATVFWGMAGFLAGLFIALQLALPVLNLALEWTAFGRLRPLHTSAVIFAFGGNALIATSFYVVQRTCRARLAFPGLARFVFWGYQLFIVLAATGYLLGITQGKEYAEPEWYVDLWLTIVWVAYLAVFVGTIIKRTEPHIYVANWFYLSFIITVAMLHIVNNLNWPVSFVGSRSYPIFAGVQGALVQWWYGHNAVGFFLTAGFLAMMYYFVPKQAERPVFSYRLSIIHFWALIFLYIWAGPHHLHYTALPDWAQTLGMVFSVMLWMPSWGGMINGLMTLNGAWDKVRTDPIIRMMVMALAFYGMSTFEGPMMSIKSVNSLSHYTDWTIGHVHSGALGWNGMITFASVYYLVPRLWNRERLYSLRMVNWHFWLATVGIVFYAASMWVAGITQGLMWREYGADGYLVNSFVETVAALKPMFFLRAFGGLLYLAGAVVMTVNVWRTILGHMREEAPMRDAAFDPEKDRPINAAPVAA
- a CDS encoding OmpW/AlkL family protein produces the protein MKKLMTATLPALAAAAALLAPVPAMAGSAEGKLQVKLLGTAVLPDGKIVEVKNDPLGLTVGANTKANDNVVPTLAVEYFLTPNVSAETICCFTQHHVSGTGTLAAATEIVDHVLVLPATLTLKYHLPLAGGIKPYVGAGPSVFFYIDEKAGSSVTPLGVTGVKMSNDVGFALQAGVDIPVGDKGLGISLDAKKYFMDTTAHFYAGTAEVLTTKHSLDPWVVSAGLAYRF
- a CDS encoding bestrophin family protein produces the protein MIVKPVPSMRTIVREVWRPLMLLFVWDVIVTVTYYVLPFRAPELPLTLFGSAVALFLGFRSNSAYQRWWEGRGLWGLMINASRNIVRGARNFMPDPDASAFKRDIALRQIAYVNALRCQLRRQPLDDVTLGYIAKADAEAAIARTNVANGLLDGTGRKIDQARRAGWIDTIQQGSLESVLVDIANAQGGMERLKNTPLPNHFRFFPTLFVHLFCILLPFGLVETLGFATPLGSTIAGLMFLAVLAIGDDLVDPFANDVHDLPLSGMCRTIEIDLLQSVGLEAPPPMVPDRTGVLW
- a CDS encoding Crp/Fnr family transcriptional regulator, which produces MTACDTCVVRNRAICAGLDNREIVALNNIGRRRTVAAGEPLIWEDDDSLLVANVIEGVLKLTTSTQDGREQIVGVAYPSDFIGRPFGQTSGASVVALTDARVCVFSRNDFDRFAREHPELEHKLLERTLSELDRTRSWMMLLGRKNASEKIATFLLEMSDRLAETGCTPALGPATRFSLPFSRQQVADVLGLTIETVSRQFTKLKNEGVIELPSRREVEIIDRRALQIIAG
- a CDS encoding flavin reductase family protein — its product is MIDPRHFRNVLGTWPTGVCVITAVDDTGQRHGLVVGSFSSISLDPPLVGFFPDKRSGTWPKIAEIGRFCVNVLGADQLELCKRFAARADDKFAELAHGHSPSGQPLLDDAIAWIDCRVERVEDIGDHLLVVGAVESLDRSEHGTPLLFFRGQYHDVVGLPDT
- a CDS encoding CmcJ/NvfI family oxidoreductase, whose translation is MTAIAASEAANVEDTARKAPALIRYLAEGDYVTRRYVSQGAEMNTGEYADYACVVRDGMSMRDHFTLDVHGFTLGKHRSAVSDFNDKPTVDALYLAEVEALVTQLCGASRTAAQGWMIRTSADLSERAKQKVENYEHSGGIQPPAGEAHVDYNEVTGRRAAQRVYADRFPDGPGYKRYICFSLWRTFSEGPQDWPLAVCDGRTVEDEETASNTLFVVDEFPTGDALTAPVEGEDQMIAATIFRQRDRHRWWYFSNMAADDVLLFKFQDSDHSVTWRCPHTAFHDTSLPDAKIRTSIEVRCIAFFE
- a CDS encoding group III truncated hemoglobin, coding for MAALALRGAHDHLAGMAISPILTDEQLTDVVGWFYARVRKDALLGPVFNDAVHDWDRHLHKLVAFWASVMNGAGRYHGSPTQAHAAHGDRIKPEMFDRWLTLWRETTSEVLPVPAAAAMQDRAARMAVALGRSLQRA